The Myxococcales bacterium genome includes the window GCGCTCAAGGCGTCCAAGCTCAACCCCATTACCGCCCTGCGCTATGAATCATAGCCAAGCAAAGGACCTCTGCATGTCGCTCATTGCCCGCGTCGCACCAGCCATCGTCATCGCCGGAGGGATTGCCCTAGCGATGACACCAATCGTCGCTAACGCCGAGCCCGTGGCGTATTCGCTTGAGCGCGCGCTGAGCGAGGGCGTCAGCGTCCACCCGACGCTCGCCGCTCGGCGCGCCGCCACCCTCGCGGCGCAGGCGCGCATCCTAGCGATCACCGCGACCCGGCGTCCGTCGCTTTCGCTGGGCGCCACCGCCGGCATCGGCGGCTCGGCGTCATCAGTGCCCGGCGACGAGCGGAGCTGGTATGAACCGATTGCCGCGTATGCGGCCTCGGCGTCGGCGAGCTGGCGCATCTATGACTTTGGCCAAACCGCGGCCGGTCGCCAAAGCAGCGAGGCCTCCGCCGCCGCTGCGCAGGCCGCTGAAGCCACCGCCGAGCTCGACGTGCGCACGGCCATAGCCAGCGCGTATATGAACGCGGTGGCGCGCAAGCAACTCTTGACCGTGCAAACCGACGCCTTGGCACGCGAACAATTTTATTTGGAGCAGGCGCTGGCCTTTGTCCGCGCCGGCTCAAAAGACCCTATTGAAAAAGCGCAGGCGCAAAGTCGCGTCGCCACCGCGCGCACCGCGCTAATTCGCGCCGAGGGCGAGCTCGACCTCGCGCGCGCCAGGCTGCGCGAGGCGATCGGCATCGAAGATCCGTCGCTGCAAATTGACGTCGTCGAGGGCTGGCCTGCCGGCCTCGCACAAACACCCGAGAGCCTGAGCACGTTCCTGGAAGCGGCGTGGAACAACCGTCCCGAAATGGCGGAGTATGCGGAACAGCTACGCGCCGCCGAGCTATCGCACAAAGCCGCTAAGCTCGGCCAGGCGCCCGTGCTCTCGCTCGCGGGCAACGCGCAGCAACCGCTGTTTAGCCAAGATCGCGACACGCCCACCTGGCAGGTCGGCGCTAGCCTTGCATGGTCGATTTTTGATGGCGGTCGCCGTCGCGCCAATACCCGCGAGAGTGCCGCCGGCGTCGCCAGCGTGAGCGCCGGCCGCGACTTGCTGCGCCTGCGCATCAGCGCGGAAGTTGAATCGGCGTGGGTGGCGATTCGCTCGGGCCGCGCGACGATCGACGCCGCCGACGAAGCCGTCGTCTTCGCCAAGGAACAATTGCGACTTGCCGAGGCGCGTTATCAACAAGGCGTCGGCAGCCGCATCGAACTCTCGGAAGCACAAAGCGGCGCGATCGTCGCGGCAGGCCAGCGCATCGAAGCGCAATGGGCACTCGCGCTGGCGTGGCTTGCGCTCGAGCGCGCTGTAGGGAAACCTATGATAACGAACTCGGCGGATGCGCAACTTGCGCCGCCGTAGCGCGCCGCTTACCATTTTAACGTGCTTCGTCCGATCGCGACCGGTATCGCCGCTATCCTGCTCGGCCTGGGCATTTTTTATTTTTCGTGGTGGGAAATTGACCCGCAAAAAATGTTGTCAGCGGCCAGCTCGCAGATGGCCATGATGCCTGGCCAA containing:
- a CDS encoding TolC family protein yields the protein MSLIARVAPAIVIAGGIALAMTPIVANAEPVAYSLERALSEGVSVHPTLAARRAATLAAQARILAITATRRPSLSLGATAGIGGSASSVPGDERSWYEPIAAYAASASASWRIYDFGQTAAGRQSSEASAAAAQAAEATAELDVRTAIASAYMNAVARKQLLTVQTDALAREQFYLEQALAFVRAGSKDPIEKAQAQSRVATARTALIRAEGELDLARARLREAIGIEDPSLQIDVVEGWPAGLAQTPESLSTFLEAAWNNRPEMAEYAEQLRAAELSHKAAKLGQAPVLSLAGNAQQPLFSQDRDTPTWQVGASLAWSIFDGGRRRANTRESAAGVASVSAGRDLLRLRISAEVESAWVAIRSGRATIDAADEAVVFAKEQLRLAEARYQQGVGSRIELSEAQSGAIVAAGQRIEAQWALALAWLALERAVGKPMITNSADAQLAPP